TACCCAAAGCTTGAAGAATCAAGAAAGAAGCCGGAGGGGTTTTTGTTACGAAAGTAAATGAACGATCACCATATACAGTTATTTCTACCGGTGTTAAAATCCCCCGGTCTTTTTCTGTCCGAGCATTAAAGGCTTTACAAAATTCCATAATATTCACACCATGCTGTCCAAGCGCAGGTCCAACCGGAGGGGCAGGAGTGGCCATACCCCCAGGAATCTGGAGCTTTACAACAGCTACCACTTTTTTTGCCATGTCTATTCCACCTCTTTACAATTTTTCAATATCGGAAAATTCAAGCTCTACTGGAGTCTCACGACCAAATATTGATAAGAGAACGGTTATCTTACCCTTTTCATGATCAACACTTTCTACCACACCGGTATAATTTAAAAAAGGCCCGGCTATGACTTTTACCGTCTCTCCTTTTTCGATATCAAGACGTGGCTTTCCTTTTTCAACTCCGGTTTGTCGAAGAATGACTTTGACTTCTCCTTCGCTCAGTGGTTCCGGTCGAAGCCCCGAACCAACAAAACCCGTTACTCCAGGTGTATTTCGCACTACATACCAAGAACGGTCATTCATCATCATTTCTACCATTACATAACCGGGAAATACTTTCTTCTTGGTAAATCTCTTTTTCCCCCTCTTTACCTCAATGGTCTCCTCCATTGGAACAACCACTCGAAAAATTTGATCTTGCATCCCCATAGAGGCAATTCTTCTTTCCAAATTCGCTTTAACTTTGTGCTCGCTGCCAGCTAAGGTGTGAACAACATACCATAGTTTATCCATAATGGTGAGATGATGACCTCCGGTAATTACTTAATATATAAACCAATTAGAGCGGTTAGGATTAAATCAATTACTCCTAAAAAAACCGCAAAAACAACTACTACTGCTAAAACTGTAAGAGTACTGGATATTAGTTCTTTTCGGCTTGGCCAGGTAACCTTTTTTAACTCACTCCAGGCATCTTTAAAATAATTCTTCAATCTAT
This portion of the Candidatus Atribacteria bacterium ADurb.Bin276 genome encodes:
- a CDS encoding hypothetical protein (Transcription termination/antitermination protein NusG) produces the protein MDKLWYVVHTLAGSEHKVKANLERRIASMGMQDQIFRVVVPMEETIEVKRGKKRFTKKKVFPGYVMVEMMMNDRSWYVVRNTPGVTGFVGSGLRPEPLSEGEVKVILRQTGVEKGKPRLDIEKGETVKVIAGPFLNYTGVVESVDHEKGKITVLLSIFGRETPVELEFSDIEKL
- a CDS encoding preprotein translocase subunit SecE; its protein translation is MVIVHQKYPQKLKREREECAVNFFVKLFNRLKNYFKDAWSELKKVTWPSRKELISSTLTVLAVVVVFAVFLGVIDLILTALIGLYIK
- the rplK gene encoding 50S ribosomal protein L11, with product MAKKVVAVVKLQIPGGMATPAPPVGPALGQHGVNIMEFCKAFNARTEKDRGILTPVEITVYGDRSFTFVTKTPPASFLILQALGIEKGSGEPNKVKVGKLTRSKVREIAQKKMPDLNANSIEAAMNIIEGTARSLGVEVVEG